One Phoenix dactylifera cultivar Barhee BC4 unplaced genomic scaffold, palm_55x_up_171113_PBpolish2nd_filt_p 000085F, whole genome shotgun sequence DNA segment encodes these proteins:
- the LOC120104726 gene encoding triacylglycerol lipase OBL1-like, whose product MACETSSDGHMNEYMIYRHEKLSLLDLLSLLIFRRHLTSCKFVESSSSVAGRLEGVLTDHVTVLTCVLQKILSAIRTPMRWIGRVIEFLVNLVSLNGGVRGLFWNVITCFLSLACSVNCLSPQDASLILLNFSVVIPRRGAANFRLLIAQLDGRTDLHKSNSWIHYFPLMETLTGLGETDPLDLSMMAAKVAYENYAYIKNTCSNQPLEDALCGFLRLLEQ is encoded by the exons ATGGCTTGTGAAACTTCTAGTGATGGGCACATGAATGAGTACATGATATACCGGCATGAGAAACTAAGTCTGCTGGATCTACTAAGCCTTCTCATCTTCAGAAGACATCTGACCAGTTGTAAGTTTGTGGAGAGCAGCAGCTCGGTGGCCGGCAGGCTCGAGGGTGTCCTGACTGACCATGTCACCGTCCTGACGTGTGTTCTTCAGAAGATATTATCGGCGATCAGAACGCCAATGAGGTGGATTGGGCGCGTGATTGAGTTTTTGGTGAACTTGGTATCCCTTAATGGTGGAGTACGAGGCTTATTCTGGAATGTCATCACATGTTTTCTCTCGTTGGCTTGCTCAGTGAATTGCTTAAGTCCCCAAGATGCATCTCTCATATTGCTTAACT TTTCTGTTGTGATCCCCAGGCGTGGAGCAGCCAATTTCCGGTTGCTTATTGCACAACTCGATGGACGAACCGATCTCCACAAGAGTAATTCCTGGATCCATTATTTCCCCTTAATGGAGACGCTAACAGGGCTTGGCGAAACAGATCCCTTGGATCTCTCCATGATGGCTGCCAAAGTAGCCTATGAGAACTATGCGTATATCAAAAATACATGCAGTAACCAACCATTGGAAG ATGCACTTTGTGGGTTTCTACGGTTGCTGGAACAGTAA